In a single window of the Magnolia sinica isolate HGM2019 chromosome 7, MsV1, whole genome shotgun sequence genome:
- the LOC131252182 gene encoding uncharacterized protein LOC131252182 isoform X2, which translates to MAIRCSFPCLGIPCSSDMNKNHVTKVSMAHQSHVPPKRTSTTIIRSFKIKNKVFEDQSSGIVCYIDDAGEVICEGYDEGPRYSGPPLPELNDQRLNGLRELPNIDFLHPNQLRIQVLNSQCIKMGVASQDDWPDFNNPYGV; encoded by the exons aTGGCAATTAGATGTTCTTTTCCTTGTCTTGGGATTCCATGCAGCAGTGATATGAACAAGAATCACGTGACCAAGgtctccatggcccaccaaagtcacGTGCCACCCAAGAGAACATCTACCACCATCATCAGATccttcaaaataaaaaacaag GTTTTCGAGGATCAATCGAGCGGCATAGTCTGTTACATAGACGACGCAGGGGAGGTGATCTGCGAAGGATACGATGAGGGCCCACGATACAGTGGGCCACCTTTGCCTGAACTTAACGACCAAAG ATTGAATGGGCTCAGAGAACTTCCAAATATCGATTTCCTGCATCCAAACCAGCTACGAATTCAAGTCCTAAATTCTCAATGTATCAAAATGGGTGTCGCCAGTCAAGATGATTGGCCCGATTTCAATAATCCTTATGGCGTCTAA
- the LOC131252182 gene encoding uncharacterized protein LOC131252182 isoform X1, protein MAIRCSFPCLGIPCSSDMNKNHVTKVSMAHQSHVPPKRTSTTIIRSFKIKNKVFEDQSSGIVCYIDDAGEVICEGYDEGPRYSGPPLPELNDQSFRLNGLRELPNIDFLHPNQLRIQVLNSQCIKMGVASQDDWPDFNNPYGV, encoded by the exons aTGGCAATTAGATGTTCTTTTCCTTGTCTTGGGATTCCATGCAGCAGTGATATGAACAAGAATCACGTGACCAAGgtctccatggcccaccaaagtcacGTGCCACCCAAGAGAACATCTACCACCATCATCAGATccttcaaaataaaaaacaag GTTTTCGAGGATCAATCGAGCGGCATAGTCTGTTACATAGACGACGCAGGGGAGGTGATCTGCGAAGGATACGATGAGGGCCCACGATACAGTGGGCCACCTTTGCCTGAACTTAACGACCAAAG TTTCAGATTGAATGGGCTCAGAGAACTTCCAAATATCGATTTCCTGCATCCAAACCAGCTACGAATTCAAGTCCTAAATTCTCAATGTATCAAAATGGGTGTCGCCAGTCAAGATGATTGGCCCGATTTCAATAATCCTTATGGCGTCTAA
- the LOC131251774 gene encoding 1-phosphatidylinositol-3-phosphate 5-kinase FAB1B encodes METPDQRFSELVGVVKSWLPRRSEPANLSRDFWMPDHSCLVCYECDSQFTIFNRRHHCRLCGRIFCAKCTANSIPAPSDDPKSGREEWERIRVCNYCFRQWEQGIVGIDNGMQLSSPDLSPSPSATSLVSTKSSGTATGNSSSTVGSSMPYSTGSYQHVQYDNGLSLGQSARVEVGPDPDKQEMVTSGRNVEFVADIGDPSPDRFGNRSDDDDDEYCAYRSDSETRQFQPSDDYYGQVEFDDIDHAYRSHKVHPAEESADAKDLSSLRHESLGSQVLARPEKIGEEAEGHNNCDELDASSSIYGVENTAAEAVDFENNGLLWLPPEPEDEEDERAVIFDDDDDEDASGEWKTLRSSSSFGSGEYRSKERSSEEHRKAMKNVVDGHFRALVAQLLQAENLPVGEEDDRESWLDIITSLSWEAATLLKPDMSKGGGMDPGGYVKVKCIACGRRSGSMVVKGVVCKKNVAHRRMTSNINNPRFLILGGALEYQRVTNHLSSFDTLLQQEMDHLKMAVTRIDAHQPDVLLVEKSVSRHAQEYLLEKNISLVLNIKRPLLERIARCTGAQIIPSIDSLSSPKLGHCESFHVEKFLEEHGSAGQNGKKLVKTLMFFEGCPKPFGCTVLLKGANGDELKKVKHVIQYGVFAAYHLALETSFLADEGASLPELPLKSPITVALPDKPSCIDRSISTIPGFTVPSGGKPQSDKDTQRANDVLMSDPSLPLNSPSTTKMEEAIMPYASKGPSSQLTEAASGFVNPSSVYHKLPSEKGHFSSSSPLGHSAFNCYDGFSSYFAFEVRSKLSYEEPRCEGGNFGAEGGLITDDCVAPSNGFRDHEMSDGGGVMAIVIQNDERKKTANQLGSSDLSSFHQDNNQRDDPASAKEEFPPSPSDHQSILVSLSTRCVWKGTVCERAHLFRIKYYGSFDKPLGRFLRDHLFDQNFRCRSCEMPTEAHVHCYTHRQGSLTISVKKLPDNALPGEHDGKIWMWHRCLRCPRANGFPPATRRIVMSDAAWGLSFGKFLELSFSNHAAASRVASCGHSLHRDCLRFYGFGKMVACFRYASIDVHSVYLPPPKLDFNYEHQDWIQKEADELAERAELFFTEVFNALRQIVEKRFGTGSVDSGMKFLEPRCRIAELEAALQKEKTEFEESLQKAVKKEPKKGQPVIDILEINRLRRHFLYRAYVWDRCLVFATGADNSPHDDLSSSIAKQKEKPPGSIEKLVESNLAPKPNKTLANSESLPPNAKSDETRKGISNPIKNHGGISEQDPNCRKENSGSLSMSMNTSDQPDPVEAGAVVRRVLSDGQFPIITNLSNNLEAAWIGKNHPVNVMSQENGSAVPDAHMLNSSTVEAVAAMPKTEDVGGVGAVQSLVPMVPFKGGGHLDDLPSWTGTPLLDFHRSSNKIPTPKLEVLSEYNPVYISSFWELDRRGGGRFQLPVGVNETVVPVYDDEPTSVIAYALVSTEYRKRILEEEERLKDSGDSSISLPFYDSVSFHPLRSFDETSSESFRNFGSVEESILSMSGSRTSLVLDPLTYTKMMQVKVPVDDDGPPGKVKYVVTCYYAKCFEALRRTCCPSELDFIRSLSRCKKWGAQGGKSNVFFAKTLDDRFIIKQVTKTELDSFIKFAPQYFKYLSESIGRGGPTCLAKILGIYQVSSKHMKGGKDSKMDVLVMENLLFRRNITRLYDLKGSSRSRYNPDSSGSNKVLLDQNLIEAMPTSPIFVGNKAKRLLERAVWNDTSFLASIDVMDYSLLVGVDEEKHELVLGIIDFMRQYTWDKHLETWVKASGLLGGPNTSPTVISPKQYKKRFRKAMSAYFLMVPDQWSPPTIIPSRSQSDLAEENQ; translated from the exons ATGGAAACCCCTGACCAGAGGTTCTCTGAGCTTGTCGGCGTGGTGAAATCCTGGCTTCCTCGGAGGTCCGAACCTGCGAATCTGTCAAGGGACTTTTGGATGCCTGATCATAGCTGTCTGGTATGTTATGAGTGTGATTCCCAATTCACAATCTTCAACCGTAGACACCATTGCCGTCTCTGCGGGCGCATCTTCTGTGCAAAGTGCACGGCAAACTCAATCCCCGCTCCGTCTGATGACCCGAAGAGTGGCCGGGAAGAGTGGGAGAGGATCCGCGTATGTAACTATTGTTTCAGGCAATGGGAACAGGGGATAGTGGGGATCGATAATGGGATGCAATTGTCTAGTCCGGATCTTAGCCCTTCCCCTTCAGCGACAAGTTTGGTCAGTACCAAGTCTAGTGGCACAGCCACAGGTAACAGCAGCAGCACAGTTGGTTCTTCCATGCCTTACTCGACCGGCTCTTATCAGCACGTCCAATACGACAACGGTCTTAGCCTGGGCCAATCTGCACGAGTGGAAGTGGGTCCTGATCCCGATAAGCAAGAAATGGTGACATCTGGAAGGAACGTGGAATTTGTTGCTGACATTGGTGATCCGTCTCCTGACCGGTTTGGGAACAG GagtgatgatgacgacgatgaaTATTGTGCATATCGTTCAGATTCTGAAACGAGGCAATTTCAGCCATCAGATGACTACTATGGGCAAGTTgagtttgatgatatcgaccatGCATACCGATCACATAAGGTGCATCCTGCAGAAGAAAGTGCCGATGCTAAAGATTTGAGTTCTCTGAGACATGAGAGCCTGGGTTCGCAAGTCTTGGCAAGGCCTGAGAAGATTGGGGAAGAAGCAGAAGGACACAATAATTGTGATGAATTGGATGCTTCCTCCTCTATATATGGTGTGGAGAACACAGCCGCTGAGGCAGTGGATTTTGAAAACAACGGGCTACTTTGGCTCCCTCCCGAGCcggaagatgaagaggatgagaGAGCTGTTATAtttgatgatgacgacgatgagGATGCATCGGGGGAATGGAAAACTCTACGCTCTTCGAGCAGCTTTGGCAGTGGGGAGTACCGGAGTAAGGAACGGTCGAGCGAAGAGCACCGCAAGGCCATGAAAAATGTCGTAGATGGGCATTTCAGGGCTTTGGTAGCTCAGCTTTTGCAGGCTGAGAATCTCCCTGTGGGCGAAGAAGATGACAGGGAAAGCTGGTTGGATATAATCACGTCTTTGTCGTGGGAGGCAGCGACTCTCCTTAAGCCAGACATGAGCAAAGGAGGAGGGATGGATCCTGGTGGTTATGTGAAGGTCAAGTGCATAGCTTGTGGGCGCCGCAGTGGGAG TATGGTGGTGAAGGGGGTTGTTTGTAAGAAAAATGTGGCACACAGACGTATGACATCAAATATAAACAATCCCCGTTTTCTAATACTCGGAGGAGCTCTCGAATACCAGCGAGTTACGAATCACTTGTCGAGTTTTGATACCCTGCTGCAACAG GAAATGGATCATCTGAAGATGGCAGTTACAAGGATTGATGCTCATCAGCCTGATGTCCTCTTGGTAGAGAAATCTGTTTCCCGTCATGCCCAAGAATACCTGCTTGAAAAAAACATCTCACTTGTTCTGAATATTAAACGGCCACTCTTGGAGCGTATAGCCCGCTGCACCGGTGCACAAATCATCCCTTCCATTGATAGTCTGTCATCGCCGAAGCTGGGTCACTGCGAATCATTCCACGTGGAGAAGTTTCTGGAAGAGCATGGCAGTGCTGGGCAGAATGGGAAGAAATTGGTCAAGACGTTGATGTTTTTCGAAGGCTGCCCCAAGCCGTTCGGTTGCACT GTTTTGCTCAAGGGAGCTAATGGTGATGAGCTGAAGAAAGTGAAACATGTCATCCAGTATGGAGTTTTTGCGGCCTACCACTTGGCTTTGGAGACTTCTTTTCTTGCAGATGAAGGCGCTTCTCTTCCGGAACTTCCTTTGAAATCCCCAATAACTGTCGCGTTGCCAGACAAACCCTCTTGCATTGACAGGTCCATTTCCACGATACCGGGTTTCACGGTTCCTTCTGGTGGCAAGCCACAATCTGATAAAGATACCCAAAGGGCCAACGATGTCCTTATGTCGGACCCATCCTTACCCTTGAACAGCCCGTCCACTACCAAAATGGAGGAGGCAATAATGCCATATGCATCTAAAGGTCCGAGTTCTCAGTTAACAGAAGCTGCATCGGGATTTGTGAACCCTTCATCGGTTTACCACAAGCTACCTTCTGAGAAGGGTCATTTCTCTTCATCGTCTCCTTTGGGGCATTCAGCCTTTAATTGTTATGATGGGTTCTCTTCGTATTTTGCATTTGAAGTGCGTAGTAAATTGAGCTATGAAGAACCACGTTGTGAGGGAGGAAATTTTGGGGCTGAAGGTGGGTTAATCACAGATGATTGTGTGGCCCCTAGTAATGGTTTCCGGGACCATGAGATGTCAGATGGAGGTGGGGTCATGGCTATTGTTATCCAGAATGATGAGCGGAAGAAGACCGCAAATCAACTGGGTTCTTCGGATTTGAGCTCCTTCCATCAAGATAATAACCAACGTGATGATCCAGCATCAGCCAAGGAAGAGTTCCCCCCATCTCCTTCTGATCATCAGAGTATTCTTGTTTCTCTATCCACCCGGTGTGTGTGGAAAGGGACCGTATGCGAGCGTGCGCATCTCTTCCGCATCAAGTACTATGGCAGCTTCGACAAGCCTTTGGGGAGATTCTTACGTGACCATCTCTTTGATCAG AATTTCCGTTGTCGTTCGTGTGAGATGCCAACAGAAGCGCACGTTCATTGCTATACTCATCGGCAGGGCAGCCTCACAATATCCGTTAAGAAGCTCCCGGATAATGCCTTGCCAGGAGAACACGATGGCAAGATCTGGATGTGGCACAGGTGCCTGCGGTGTCCTCGGGCTAATGGGTTCCCACCTGCAACCCGAAGAATTGTGATGTCTGATGCTGCTTGGGGCTTGTCTTTTGGTAAATTTCTGGAGCTCAGCTTCTCAAATCATGCTGCTGCAAGCCGGGTGGCTAGCTGTGGTCATTCTCTACATAGAGACTGTCTTCGGTTCTATgg GTTTGGGAAAATGGTCGCTTGCTTTCGGTATGCATCCATTGATGTTCACTCCGTTTACCTGCCGCCACCTAAACTCGATTTCAACTACGAACATCAGGATTGGATACAGAAAGAAGCAGATGAG CTAGCTGAGAGGGCCGAACTTTTCTTTACCGAAGTATTCAATGCTCTGCGCCAAATCGTGGAGAAAAGATTTGGCACTGGATCAGTTGACAGTGGAATGAAATTCTTGGAACCAAGATGCCGCATTGCAGAATTGGAGGCAGCGCTGCAAAAGGAGAAGACGGAATTCGAG GAGTCCCTCCAGAAAGCTGTGAAGAAGGAGCCAAAGAAGGGGCAACCAGTCATTGATATTCTTGAAATCAATCGACTGAGGAGGCACTTTCTGTACCGAGCATATGTATGGGACCGTTGCTTGGTCTTTGCGACTGGTGCAGACAACAGTCCTCATGATGACCTCAGCAGTTCCATAGCAAAACAGAAGGAGAAGCCACCTGGCTCTATTGAGAAGCTTGTCGAGTCGAATTTGGCTCCAAAGCCAAACAAAACTCTTGCCAACTCCGAGTCTCTTCCCCCAAATGCCAAATCGGATGAAACTCGAAAAGGGATCTCCAATCCAATCAAAAATCATGGAGGAATCAGCGAGCAAGATCCTAATTGCAGAAAGGAAAACTCAGGTTCTCTTTCAATGAGCATGAATACCAGCGACCAACCTGATCCTGTTGAAGCTGGTGCTGTTGTTCGTAGGGTCCTCTCAGATGGGCAGTTTCCGATAATCACAAATTTGTCAAACAACTTGGAGGCAGCATGGATAGGCAAAAATCACCCCGTAAATGTAATGTCACAAGAAAATGGCTCTGCTGTTCCTGATGCACACATGCTCAACTCATCTACAGTCGAAGCTGTGGCAGCCATGCCCAAGACAGAAGATGTAGGGGGAGTAGGGGCGGTCCAGTCTCTTGTGCCCATGGTACCTTTCAAGGGGGGCGGTCATTTAGATGACCTCCCGAGCTGGACTGGAACGCCCCTTCTAGACTTTCACCGTTCTTCTAACAAGATTCCCACTCCAAAATTAGAAGTCCTCAGTGAATATAATCCAGTCTATATATCATCCTTTTGGGAGTTGGACCGCCGTGGTGGGGGGCGGTTCCAGCTGCCTGTGGGTGTCAATGAGACTGTTGTGCCAGTTTATGATGATGAACCAACCAGCGTTATTGCATATGCTCTTGTTTCAACCGAGTATCGAAAACGAATTTTGGAGGAGGAGGAGAGACTGAAAGATAGCGGAGACTCTTCAATTTCCTTGCCATTTTACGACTCGGTGAGTTTCCACCCTCTCCGGTCGTTTGACGAGACTTCATCcgaatctttcagaaattttggGTCAGTGGAAGAGAGCATTTTATCCATGTCTGGGAGCCGGACCTCTCTTGTTCTGGACCCGCTTACATATACGAAAATGATGCAAGTCAAAGTTCCTGTTGATGATGATGGTCCGCCGGGTAAGGTCAAGTATGTTGTGACATGCTACTATGCTAAGTGTTTTGAAGCTTTAAGGAGGACTTGCTGCCCGTCGGAGCTGGATTTCATACGGTCACTTAGTCGTTGTAAAAAATGGGGGGCACAAGGTGGGAAGAGCAATGTCTTTTTTGCAAAGACCTTGGATGATAGGTTTATCATCAAACAGGTAACGAAAACGGAGCTAGACTCCTTTATCAAGTTTGCTCCACAGTATTTTAAATATCTCTCCGAGTCGATTGGCAGAGGAGGCCCCACATGCCTAGCAAAGATTCTTGGGATTTATCAG GTTTCGTCAAAGCACATGAAAGGAGGGAAGGATTCGAAGATGGACGTTCTGGTTATGGAGAATCTTTTGTTCAGGCGGAACATAACGCGGCTTTATGATCTCAAGGGATCTTCGCGGTCACGGTATAATCCGGATTCGAGTGGGAGCAATAAAGTTCTTCTAGATCAGAACCTGATCGAAGCAATGCCGACTTCTCCAATTTTTGTTGGGAATAAGGCGAAGAGGTTGCTGGAGAGAGCTGTCTGGAATGATACTTCTTTTCTCGCT TCGATCGATGTAATGGATTACTCGTTGCTGGTGGGTGTGGACGAGGAGAAGCACGAGCTGGTGCTGGGGATCATTGATTTCATGAGGCAGTACACATGGGACAAGCACCTTGAGACATGGGTGAAAGCGTCCGGCCTCTTGGGCGGGCCCAACACGTCCCCGACCGTGATCTCACCCAAGCAATACAAAAAGCGGTTCAGGAAGGCCATGTCTGCATATTTTCTTATGGTCCCAGATCAGTGGTCCCCACCTACCATCATCCCCAGCCGGTCACAGTCTGACCTCGCTGAAGAAAATCAGTAG